In Tamandua tetradactyla isolate mTamTet1 chromosome 7, mTamTet1.pri, whole genome shotgun sequence, the following are encoded in one genomic region:
- the SYCP3 gene encoding synaptonemal complex protein 3 isoform X1: MAPSGKKHVGKARKPAVGGQGLGACGLDAEDPKQLSGSEEFLEGKFPVIEKHGKKGPCAAMIEEDMGGKVQNMLERFGVDINKALLAKRKRLEMYTKASLRTSNQRIEHVWKTQQEQRQKLNQEYSQQFLAVFQQWDVDMQKAEEQEEKLASMFRQQQKVFQQSRIAQSQRLKTIKQLYEQFMKSVEDLEKSHENHLTGAQNELRKEMAVLQRRFMMDTQQQEMASVQKSLQSMLF, encoded by the exons ATGGCGCCCTCGGGAAAGAAGCACGTGGGGAAGGCGAGGAAGCCGGCCGTGGGCGGGCAGGGGCTCGGCGCCTGCGGCCTCGACGCGGAGGACCCGAAGCAGCTGAGCGGCTCGGAGGAGTTCCTGGAAG GAAAGTTTCCAGTAATTGAAAAACATGGGAAGAAAGGGCCTTGTGCTGCCATGATTGAGGAAGATATGGG GGGTAAAGTACAGAATATGTTGGAAAGATTTGGAG TTGACATTAATAAGGCTCTTCttgcaaagagaaaaagattgGAAATGTATACCAAGGCTTCTCTCAGAACCAGTAACCAAAGAATTGAACATGTTTGGAAAACACAACAAGAGCAAAG GCAGAAACTTAACCAAGAATATTCTCAGCAGTTTCTGGCTGTGTTTCAGCAGTGGGATGTAGATATGCAGAAAGCTgaggaacaagaagaaaaattagcT aGTATGTTTCGGCAGCAACAAAAGGTTTTTCAGCAATCTAGAATTGCTCAAAGCCAGAGACTGAAAACAATTAAACAATTGTATGAGCAGTTCATGAAG AGTGTGGAGGACCTGGAGAAGAGTCATGAAAATCATCTAACTGGTGCACAAAATGAACttagaaaagaaatggctgtatTGCAAAGAAGATTTATGATGGACACT CAGCAACAAGAGATGGCAAGCGTTCAAAAGTCTCTTCAGTCCATGTTATTCTGA
- the SYCP3 gene encoding synaptonemal complex protein 3 isoform X2 — translation MAPSGKKHVGKARKPAVGGQGLGACGLDAEDPKQLSGSEEFLEGKFPVIEKHGKKGPCAAMIEEDMGGKVQNMLERFGVDINKALLAKRKRLEMYTKASLRTSNQRIEHVWKTQQEQRQKLNQEYSQQFLAVFQQWDVDMQKAEEQEEKLASMFRQQQKVFQQSRIAQSQRLKTIKQLYEQFMKSVEDLEKSHENHLTGAQNELRKEMAVLQRRFMMDTKQEGPKREGAEKKS, via the exons ATGGCGCCCTCGGGAAAGAAGCACGTGGGGAAGGCGAGGAAGCCGGCCGTGGGCGGGCAGGGGCTCGGCGCCTGCGGCCTCGACGCGGAGGACCCGAAGCAGCTGAGCGGCTCGGAGGAGTTCCTGGAAG GAAAGTTTCCAGTAATTGAAAAACATGGGAAGAAAGGGCCTTGTGCTGCCATGATTGAGGAAGATATGGG GGGTAAAGTACAGAATATGTTGGAAAGATTTGGAG TTGACATTAATAAGGCTCTTCttgcaaagagaaaaagattgGAAATGTATACCAAGGCTTCTCTCAGAACCAGTAACCAAAGAATTGAACATGTTTGGAAAACACAACAAGAGCAAAG GCAGAAACTTAACCAAGAATATTCTCAGCAGTTTCTGGCTGTGTTTCAGCAGTGGGATGTAGATATGCAGAAAGCTgaggaacaagaagaaaaattagcT aGTATGTTTCGGCAGCAACAAAAGGTTTTTCAGCAATCTAGAATTGCTCAAAGCCAGAGACTGAAAACAATTAAACAATTGTATGAGCAGTTCATGAAG AGTGTGGAGGACCTGGAGAAGAGTCATGAAAATCATCTAACTGGTGCACAAAATGAACttagaaaagaaatggctgtatTGCAAAGAAGATTTATGATGGACACT aagcaagaaggacccaagCGAgaaggagctgagaaaaagagctaa